One window of Cohnella hashimotonis genomic DNA carries:
- a CDS encoding helix-turn-helix domain-containing protein, which translates to MFRVVIVEDEPPILRSIKQKISAIDPDFKVVGEYYNGAAALLEMDIVQPHVLITDLHMPVMGGEALLERVRERYPDMLCVILTGYQQFEYARMAVRMGVVDYLLKPPTEATIGELLVSLRRRLLQNQTLVESFILQRLLLPHSSVAHAGAELERYAREYFYHASYMLLYAWLPPELERDFPAAQLRNAAEAWLQDGERCYALAAPSHECILLLGVHELGGTRLGAWAAAGGPGGPDAAAVLALPLRSGGIAGVPGALRLARRAAPQLSRMAGAAFAVLSPGEAVGEPLRAELPAAAVSHMAAFLRKRRKPEFMQALTGAIGDIGLGSLPRSTWIRTLQRLARELAPHAGASGTDGVPERMENEIAQAIWGAAQPEIALAHLTRIFGRLCEEEGSDEESAGWPEEVEAYLKANFTSNLSLADLAERFGLNPSYLSFVFKSKRGKSPGDYLIELRIQEAKRLIREFPRLLFKDIAEQVGYPDPYYFSKLFKQWVGLTPTEYKRGQRFD; encoded by the coding sequence ATGTTCCGCGTCGTGATCGTCGAAGACGAGCCGCCCATTTTGCGCAGCATTAAGCAGAAGATCTCCGCCATCGATCCCGACTTCAAGGTCGTCGGCGAGTACTACAACGGCGCGGCGGCGCTGCTTGAGATGGATATCGTGCAGCCGCACGTGCTGATCACCGACCTGCACATGCCTGTCATGGGCGGAGAAGCGCTGCTCGAACGCGTGCGCGAGCGGTACCCGGACATGCTCTGCGTCATCCTCACCGGCTACCAGCAGTTCGAGTACGCGCGCATGGCGGTCCGCATGGGCGTCGTCGACTACTTGCTGAAGCCGCCTACCGAGGCTACGATCGGCGAACTGCTGGTCTCGCTCCGCAGGCGGCTGCTGCAAAACCAGACGCTGGTCGAGTCGTTTATTTTGCAGCGTCTGCTGCTGCCCCATTCGTCCGTCGCCCATGCGGGCGCGGAGCTGGAACGGTATGCGCGGGAGTACTTTTACCACGCCAGCTATATGCTGCTGTACGCCTGGCTGCCTCCCGAACTGGAGCGGGACTTCCCGGCAGCGCAGCTGCGGAACGCCGCGGAGGCATGGCTGCAGGACGGCGAGCGATGCTACGCGCTCGCCGCTCCGTCGCACGAGTGCATCCTGCTGCTCGGCGTACACGAGCTTGGCGGGACGCGGCTCGGCGCCTGGGCGGCGGCCGGCGGTCCGGGCGGCCCGGACGCGGCCGCCGTGCTGGCGCTCCCGCTCCGCAGCGGCGGCATCGCCGGCGTGCCCGGCGCGCTCCGGCTGGCCCGGCGGGCGGCGCCGCAGCTCAGCCGCATGGCCGGCGCGGCGTTCGCTGTCCTCTCCCCGGGCGAGGCGGTGGGCGAGCCGCTGCGGGCGGAGCTGCCGGCCGCTGCCGTGTCGCACATGGCCGCCTTCCTGCGCAAGCGCAGGAAACCGGAGTTTATGCAGGCGCTGACGGGAGCGATCGGCGACATCGGGCTCGGCAGCCTGCCGCGGTCGACGTGGATCAGGACGCTGCAGCGCCTCGCGCGCGAGCTCGCGCCTCATGCGGGCGCCTCGGGGACCGACGGCGTACCGGAGCGGATGGAGAATGAGATCGCCCAGGCCATATGGGGGGCGGCACAGCCGGAGATCGCCCTTGCGCATCTGACGCGGATATTCGGACGGCTGTGCGAGGAGGAAGGCTCCGACGAGGAGAGTGCCGGATGGCCCGAGGAGGTCGAGGCTTACTTAAAGGCGAACTTCACCTCCAATCTGTCGCTCGCGGACCTCGCGGAGCGCTTCGGCCTGAATCCCTCTTACCTAAGCTTCGTATTCAAAAGCAAACGGGGCAAGTCGCCGGGCGATTACCTGATCGAGCTGCGCATCCAAGAAGCGAAGCGGCTCATCCGCGAGTTTCCGCGGCTGCTGTTCAAGGACATCGCGGAGCAGGTCGGTTACCCCGATCCGTATTATTTCAGCAAGCTGTTCAAGCAATGGGTCGGCTTGACGCCTACGGAGTACAAGCGGGGTCAGCGCTTCGACTAG